CGGACCTACTGGTCAAGGCCGTCACCGCGGTCCGCGGGCAGCAGCAACCGTGATCGGCCGAACCGGACAGTGTGCACCGCCGGTTTCACCCGGGTTGCGCTGATCGGCGCCTCGCCGGTACCCGGATTCGTCGCGTAGCGGGGGTGGTTGCCGCCTCCGATCAGCACGCGGATCCGGCACCCCGCGGGGAAACGGCGTGCGATGGCGTCCAACTCGATGCGCACCGGTCCGGTGTGTTGCCGCAGCCGCCGGTAGCCGTCGGTGACGTTGACCGAGCGGCCGCGGGCATCGACCTCGCTGACGCGGACGAACAGGTCGGCGTGGGGGATGTCCGAGCTGTGGTCCAGCTCCAGCACCGGGACACCGCACACATCCAGATCCTCGGCCAACGCCTCGCCGGTGAAACTGAGCATGTCGGCCCGACGCTGCAGGCGACTGTCATCGCGATACCCGGCGGCCGGTGACAGCAGTCGCCCCCCGATCGTGGGGGGAGGATCGGCGGGGTCGAACCGGAAGGTGGCCGGCGGGGCCGCCGCGTCGGGCGGGATCGCCGCCAGCGTGCCGCCGGGCTGCAGATAGCACGCGTGCGCGGCTTCGGCCGGTTCCCAATCCGGCCGGTCCTGCCAGCCCCGACCGGCGACGAAGATCCGAACCCGGCTCGGACGCGTCGGGCTGCCCGAGCCCCGCAGATGGGTGTCCAGCCACTGCAACGACTCGGCGGTGACCCGGCCCAGGCCGCTGGTCAGCATCTGGTTGTGGGTCCACGGCCCGATGGTCATCGCCACGTCGACGCCCCGGTCGCGCAACGCCCGATACTGGGCCAGGGTCTGATCCAGGAACAGGTCTTGCCATCCGCCGAGCAGCAGCACCGGCACCTGGGAGCGTTCCAGTGCTTCGGGGTGGCGCAGCGAATCCCAGAACGGGTCGTCGGCCTCGGGGTGTTCGACCCACGACTCGTACCAGGGTGAGCCGGCGCCCAGCAGCTTGCGGCCGGCCGCACCCAACGGCAGTCCCGCCGCGGCGCGCTTCACCCTGCGTTGGGCGGTCAGCTGGTGGATGCCGGCCCGGATCCGGGGGCGGGCCTCCTGATGTGCCATCAAGTGGCTCCAGCCCAGAAAGTCGTTGAGGGCGAACGCCCCGGCGCCCCAGGTGGACCGGTACAGATCGTGCGGCCCCACGGTGATGACGGCTGCGGCCAGTTCCGGTGGCGGATCGGCCAGCAACGCCCACTGGGTGAATCCGAGATAGGAGATCCCGATGGTGCCGAAGGAGCCGGTGAACCAGTCCCTGGTGCGCAGCCACGCCACGGTGTCGGCGCCGTCGGCGGCCTCGTTGACCATCGGCTCGAACACGCCGCCCGATCCGAAGGTGCCGCGGACACTCTGCAGAATCACCCGGTAGCCGCGGGCGGCGTACATCCGGGCGAACACCAGCGAGAACGGGAAGCCCCGGCCGTACGGGCAGCGCACCAGCAGCGTGCCGCCGATGTCACCGGTCGGCTCATAGTGGTCGGCCAGCAGGGTGAGCCCGTCGCGCATCGGGATGCGTTCCCGGTGCACGGTGTAGCCGGTGGTGGGCGGGGGCAGTCGTCGCAGCGCCCGGTTCAGGGCGACATCGG
This is a stretch of genomic DNA from Mycolicibacter terrae. It encodes these proteins:
- a CDS encoding CocE/NonD family hydrolase; this translates as MKTTPRLADVALNRALRRLPPPTTGYTVHRERIPMRDGLTLLADHYEPTGDIGGTLLVRCPYGRGFPFSLVFARMYAARGYRVILQSVRGTFGSGGVFEPMVNEAADGADTVAWLRTRDWFTGSFGTIGISYLGFTQWALLADPPPELAAAVITVGPHDLYRSTWGAGAFALNDFLGWSHLMAHQEARPRIRAGIHQLTAQRRVKRAAAGLPLGAAGRKLLGAGSPWYESWVEHPEADDPFWDSLRHPEALERSQVPVLLLGGWQDLFLDQTLAQYRALRDRGVDVAMTIGPWTHNQMLTSGLGRVTAESLQWLDTHLRGSGSPTRPSRVRIFVAGRGWQDRPDWEPAEAAHACYLQPGGTLAAIPPDAAAPPATFRFDPADPPPTIGGRLLSPAAGYRDDSRLQRRADMLSFTGEALAEDLDVCGVPVLELDHSSDIPHADLFVRVSEVDARGRSVNVTDGYRRLRQHTGPVRIELDAIARRFPAGCRIRVLIGGGNHPRYATNPGTGEAPISATRVKPAVHTVRFGRSRLLLPADRGDGLDQ